In Juglans microcarpa x Juglans regia isolate MS1-56 chromosome 7D, Jm3101_v1.0, whole genome shotgun sequence, the following are encoded in one genomic region:
- the LOC121239500 gene encoding disease resistance protein RUN1-like, which translates to MADPILPSSSRPCSKHWDHDVFLSFRGEDTRKNFTDHLYFALIRAGICTFRDDHELGRGEIISKELINAIHGSRISLVVFSKGYASSRGCLDELVEIVHCTKTNGHTLLPIFYHVKPSAIRKQEGTFAEAFTRHEEQFYEEMERVQSWRAALTEAADCSGWDLEIVGNGYEAKLIEKIVEEVLCKLNPAHLNVAKHPIGIDSRVEEMKALLNLGTSDVCIVGIYGMGGIGKTTIAKAVYNEIWDGFEGSSCLLNVKETSEQPNGLVQLQEQLLFDILKNKNLMIGNVDRGINLIKARLHRKKVLIVLDDVDHLEQFHALAGNSEWFAPGSRVITTTRDEHLLALLGASEKYKVEELCHMDSLQLFSWHAFKLPYPVEGYHELSNSAVSYAGGLPLALEVLGSYLFRKSIIEWKSALEKLQKIPHHQIQKILRTSFDSLDNKTMDIFLDIACFFIGMDKEYIKKILHACGLFPDVGLIILIQRSLLTVDYSNRLRMHDLIRDMGREIVRERSLNDLGKCSRLWFHEDVLNVLGKHTGSETVEGLILNLPIQEDIHLKTEAFTKMKNLRLLEINAVYLTGCFQHLSKELRWLCWHKCPLRFLPPKFHLENLVVLDMQYSNVKQVWKENRVLNKLKVINLSYSKNLTKSLYFLQVPHLEILILEGCTNLVELHESIGHLDRLVSLNLEGCKNLRSLPRSISNLKFLETLKLSGCFKLNELPWMPKSLDAMSLCPSTKCAAQLRLLSLPGSEVPNWFSHQRTGSSISFHVPSLSEGEIRVLLICAVYASKKESHPQWTKNHVIIYNKTRGYRHVLLPEEFDFPVNNSDNLFLFQTHLIGNNLEMVPAPERKLEMAHKLPISDLQERIELVKLMNSELESLRKYLA; encoded by the exons ATGGCTGATCCAATCCTTCCATCATCTTCTAGACCTTGTTCGAAACATTGGGATCATGATGTCTTTCTGAGTTTTAGAGGTGAAGACACTCGCAAGAACTTCACTGATCATCTGTACTTTGCCTTGATACGGGCCGGGATTTGCACCTTCCGAGATGATCATGAGCTTGGAAGAGGAGAGATCATCTCTAAGGAACTAATCAACGCGATTCATGGATCAAGGATTTCCCTTGTGGTTTTCTCTAAAGGCTATGCTTCTTCCAGGGGGTGCCTTGATGAGCTTGTGGAGATTGTGCACTGTACAAAAACTAATGGCCACACTCTTCTTCCAATATTTTACCATGTGAAGCCCTCGGCTATCCGAAAACAGGAAGGAACTTTTGCTGAAGCATTCACTAGGCATGAAGAGCAGTTTTATGAGGAAATGGAGAGGGTACAGAGTTGGAGAGCAGCACTTACCGAAGCTGCAGACTGTTCTGGCTGGGATCTCGAGATTGTTGGGAATGG GTATGAAGCAAAACTCATCGAGAAGATTGTTGAAGAAGTTTTGTGTAAATTGAATCCTGCTCACTTGAATGTTGCCAAACACCCTATAGGAATAGACTCTCGTGTTGAAGAGATGAAAGCTTTATTAAATCTTGGAACAAGTGATGTTTGCATTGTTGGCATATATGGGATGGGTGGGATAGGGAAGACAACCATAGCAAAAGCTGTTTATAACGAAATATGGgatggatttgaaggaagcAGTTGTCTTTTAAACGTTAAAGAAACTTCAGAACAACCTAATGGTTTAGTTCAATTGCAAGAGCAGCTTCTTTTTGATATCTTGAAAAATAAGAATCTGATGATTGGCAATGTTGATAGAGGAATCAATTTGATCAAGGCAAGACTTCATCGCAAAAAAGTTCTTATTGTTCTTGATGACGTGGATCACTTGGAACAATTTCATGCATTGGCTGGAAACTCAGAATGGTTTGCTCCTGGAAGTAGAGTCATTACAACTACTAGAGATGAACATTTGCTAGCTTTACTAGGAGCTTCTGAGAAGTACAAAGTCGAAGAATTGTGTCATATGGACTCTCTACAACTTTTTAGTTGGCATGCCTTCAAGTTGCCCTATCCAGTAGAAGGTTACCACGAGCTTTCCAATAGTGCAGTGAGTTATGCTGGAGGACTTCCATTAGCTCTTGAAGTTTTGGGTTCTTATTTATTCAGAAAAAGCATTATTGAATGGAAAAGTGCATtggaaaaattacaaaaaattccTCATCATCAGATTCAGAAAATACTTAGAACAAGCTTTGATTCATTAGATAATAAAACAATGGACATATTCCTTGATATTGCATGTTTCTTTATCGGCATGGATAAAGAATATATCAAGAAAATTCTTCATGCTTGTGGTCTTTTTCCAGATGTTGGTCTCATTATTCTCATTCAAAGGTCCCTCTTGACAGTTGATTATAGTAACAGGTTGAGGATGCATGATTTGATTCGAGACATGGGAAGGGAAATTGTACGTGAAAGGTCACTCAATGATCTTGGAAAATGTAGTAGGTTGTGGTTTCATGAGGATGTACTGAATGTCCTGGGCAAACATACG GGATCGGAAACAGTGGAGGGTCTCATCTTGAATTTGCCTATTCAAGAAGATATACATTTGAAGACTGAGGCATTCACAAAGATGAAGAATTTGAGATTACTCGAAATCAATGCTGTGTATCTCACAGGATGTTTCCAACATCTTTCAAAAGAGCTGAGATGGCTTTGTTGGCATAAGTGTCCTCTAAGATTTCTACCGCCAAAATTTCATCTGGAGAATCTTGTGGTGCTTGATATGCAATATAGCAATGTCAAGCAAGTTTGGAAGGAGAACAGA gTACTCAACAAGTTGAAAGTCATTAATCTTAGCTATTCCAAAAATCTCACCAAATCCCTATACTTCTTGCAAGTCCCACATCTCGAGATTCTAATACTTGAAGGTTGCACAAACTTGGTTGAGCTTCACGAGTCCATTGGTCATCTAGACAGACTTGTTTCGTTGAATTTAGAAGGATGCAAGAACCTTCGGAGTCTTCCAAGAAGCATTTCTAACTTAAAATTTCTTGAAACGCTCAAGTTGTCCGGCTGCTTCAAACTCAATGAGTTACCTTGGATGCCAAAAAGTTTAGATGCCATGAGTTTG tgtCCATCGACCAAGTGTGCTGCTCAATTACGTCTACTTTCCCTCCCTGGTAGTGAGGTTCCGAATTGGTTCAGCCATCAGAGAACTGGATCTTCGATATCCTTTCATGTACCTTCTCTTTCTGAGGGCGAGATCCGTGTATTACTTATTTGTGCTGTTTATGCTAGCAAGAAGGAATCTCATCCGCAGTGGACTAAAAATCATGTGATAATCTACAACAAAACTAGAGGCTACCGACATGTTCTTTTGCCAGAAGAGTTCGACTTTCCTGTAAACAATtcagataatttatttttattccagACGCATCTTATAGGAAATAACCTGGAGATGGTACCAGCTCCAGAAAGAAAATTGGAGATG GCGCATAAGCTTCCTATCTCAGACTTACAGGAGAGAATTGAGTTGGTGAAGCTGATGAATTCTGAATTG GAATCTCTGAGAAAGTACTTAGCTTGA
- the LOC121238908 gene encoding probable serine/threonine-protein kinase roco5: MAAALECWSSRASTDEDMVEQVLMRTQDRSEGAPPGGAASGAGAKESTAMQKRLQRLSRNVSEALASLKNSLNLDSARDSPSASSSSSKIECCRKVVWGSVVRNLTQLYPGSQLPEKLVSNIRRHYDSLPLSYAQAGFDMKEVFLHIKLIEEASGDDHPAILIQEVSDDEVQGSIFKLTFACNSAISWPVMSGWLDNASICCKKIQIFEKKGFTLGIVLLLVQAGQERSFKTRIENALKSAIKKPKTSAVKLPFGLCGCQEESTKGRDFEEIDEEPVDQNYEQGVENLSTKVQLQMPLPTSSFNVSVDEWQTVQSGGDEIGKWLLNSDNLEFIDQIGPSSFKGVYKGKRVAIEKLKGCEKGNSYGFELRKDLLQLMTCGHRNILQFYGVCIDENHGLCVVTKLMEGGSVHDLLLKNKKLQTKEILRISVDISEGIKFMNDHGVAYRDLNTQRILLDRHGNACLGDMGIVAACKSVGEAMEYETDGYRWLAPEIIAGDPESVSETWMSNVYSFGMIIWEMVTGEAAYAAYSPVQAAVGIAACGLRPEIPKDCPQVLKSLMTKCWNNIPSKRPQFSDIISILLRPNNSSNKQ, from the exons ATGGCTGCTGCGCTGGAGTGCTGGTCGAGTCGAGCCAGCACGGACGAGGACATGGTGGAGCAGGTGCTCATGAGGACGCAGGACAGATCGGAAGGGGCTCCTCCGGGTGGTGCCGCATCGGGAGCGGGGGCGAAGGAGTCGACTGCTATGCAGAAGCGGCTCCAGAGGCTGAGCCGGAACGTGTCAGAGGCGCTCGCCTCGCTCAAGAACTCGCTGAATCTCGACTCGGCACGTGACTCGCCATCTGCATCCTCGTCCTCGTCAAAGATCGAGTGCTGTAGGAAGGTGGTGTGGGGCAGCGTCGTGCGGAACCTCACGCAGCTATACCCCGGTAGCCAGCTCCCGGAGAAGCTAGTCTCCAACATCCGGAGGCATTACGACTCATTGCCGCTCAG TTATGCTCAAGCGGGATTTGATATGAAAGAAGTATTTCTTCATATTAAGTTGATAGAGGAGGCATCAGGGGATGACCACCCTGCGATATTGATTCAAGAAGTGTCAGATGATGAAGTTCAGGGGTCTATATTCAAGCTCACGTTTGCTTGCAACTCTGCCATTTCTTGGCCGGTGATGTCGGGGTGGCTGGATAACGCTTCCATTTGTTGCAAGAAGATACAGATCTTTGAGAAGAAGGGGTTCACACTTGGGATTGTTCTTCTTTTGGTTCAAGCTGGCCAGGAGAGATCGTTCAAAACCCGGATTGAAAATGCTCTTAAATCGGCTATAAAGAAGCCTAAAACCAGTGCTGTAAAGCTCCCTTTTGGGCTCTGTGGGTGTCAGGAAGAGAGCACCAAAGGGAGAGACTTTGAAGAGATCGACGAAGAACCAGTTGACCAAAATTATGAACAGGGAGTTGAGAATTTGAGCACCAAGGTTCAGCTTCAGATGCCATTACCCACTTCTTCTTTCAACGTGTCGGTTGATGAATGGCAGACGGTCCAGTCAGGTGGGGATGAGATTGGGAAATGGCTGTTGAACTCAGATAATCTTGAGTTTATTGACCAGATTGGACCCAGTTCATTTAAGGGAGTTTACAAGGGCAAAAGGGTTGCAATCGAGAAGCTTAAAGGGTGTGAAAAGGGCAATTCTTATGGGTTTGAGCTCCGAAAGGATCTATTGCAGTTGATGACCTGTGGGCACAGGAATATTTTGCAATTCTATGGTGTTTGCATTGATGAAAATCATGGGTTGTGTGTCGTGACAAAGTTGATGGAAGGTGGATCAGTTCATGACTTATTGCTGAAGAACAAGAAGCTTCAGACTAAGGAAATTTTAAGGATTTCTGTTGATATATCAGAGGGGATTAAGTTCATGAATGATCATGGCGTTGCATATAGAGATCTCAACACACAGAGGATTTTGTTGGACCGTCATGGAAATGCTTGCTTGGGGGACATGGGTATTGTTGCTGCTTGCAAGAGTGTTGGTGAGGCCATGGAGTACGAAACTGATGGTTATCGGTGGCTAGCTCCGGAG ATAATTGCAGGTGACCCAGAGAGTGTTTCTGAGACATGGATGAGTAACGTATATAGTTTTGGGATGATAATTTGGGAAATGGTGACTGGTGAGGCGGCTTATGCTGCATATTCACCTGTGCAAGCAGCGGTTGGGATTGCTGCTTGTGGCCTTAGACCAGAGATACCCAAGGACTGCCCACAAGTCCTAAAATCTTTGATGACAAAGTGCTGGAACAATATCCCTTCAAAGCGCCCTCAATTCTCTGATATTATATCGATATTGCTGCGGCCAAACAACAGCAGCAACAAGCAATAA